The following DNA comes from Methanosarcina vacuolata Z-761.
AGACTCACAGCCATTTGGAAGTCTAATTCATAATACAATCGCAGGAGACGCAAAAGTTTAAATGTTGAATAAATTCCAATTTCATTTTGGTATTGTGGAATGATTGCGTAAAATGAAACAAATCCAAAGTTTAAGTAAAATAATGTGTTATCTGTATACGATATACAACTGTAATAAAAGATGTTTAAAAAGCGAAATAATTTTGGGATAAAACATTCATAGAGAAAAGCTGAAAGCTTTTCTGGTATCCTCTTCAAATTCAATGGAAAATTTTCCAACTCAATAAATATACCACAATTTTATCATCTAGTTATAAAGTTGGGTGCATCGCTTGATGTTGTTTCTCATACTTGATAAAATTCATAAATTTTCAGCAAATACATGAAATTTACTTTTACCCATACAATTTGAAGAGGATACTCAAAAAACATTTATTGCATGTTACAAATAAAACAGCATTTATAGTGTGAATTTGAAGGCTGCACATCCGCTTATTATTCTTTCACTGCATGAACAAATGACATTAGACTGCACACTTCCTTGTCTTTATTTGCTCCATGAAAATACATTTTCTTGTAACCGTCAGCAGTAACATTAGTAATTTGAGAAAATCCCCTTTCTGAAAGGAAAGTCTTCACTGTTCCCTCCTTAATCCCGAATTTAAAAGGCTCTCCTCGCTTTGCCGCATACTCTCTCATATTCTTTCCCACATCCAGCATGCAGCTCCCATCAATTACGGATTCCGGAAAGTAATCTAAAAGAATAGTACTGCCTTTTCCTGAATTCTTTACAATAAAAGCCAGAGTTTTGTCAACAGCTTTGGGAGGAATATACATAACAAGTCCTTCCATGATAAAGAGAGTTTTCAGCAGCTTATTGTATCCCTGTGCTAGCAGCCGTTCACCAAATTCTTCGGTCTCAAAATTAACAGGAACATACACAACATAATCTGGCATAAAACCGAATATCTCTTTAATTTTTTCAATTTTTGCTTTCTGAGTATTCGGATGGTCTACTTCAAACACTTTGATTTTCTCTTTTATGCCTTCAATCCGGTATGCTCTGGTGTCATATCCCGCGCCCAGAATAACCAATTGCTCAAGCATTCCTTCATCTATTGATTTCTTAATAAAATCATCAAAATATCTGACTCTAGCTCTAACAGAATTGGTGAATCCTGGTAAAATACGCTCAAAATATTCGTGTGATGCCTTTGCTTTTTGAGGATC
Coding sequences within:
- a CDS encoding class I SAM-dependent methyltransferase, yielding MQESKNFINSSGINIQERKSSKMAEGIALHRALESQKPENERICYDPYAIYFISPETLEPFSDPQKAKASHEYFERILPGFTNSVRARVRYFDDFIKKSIDEGMLEQLVILGAGYDTRAYRIEGIKEKIKVFEVDHPNTQKAKIEKIKEIFGFMPDYVVYVPVNFETEEFGERLLAQGYNKLLKTLFIMEGLVMYIPPKAVDKTLAFIVKNSGKGSTILLDYFPESVIDGSCMLDVGKNMREYAAKRGEPFKFGIKEGTVKTFLSERGFSQITNVTADGYKKMYFHGANKDKEVCSLMSFVHAVKE